A region of the Mesoterricola sediminis genome:
ACGTCGCCCTCTCCGGCGATTCCGCCTTCCTCCTCGAAGGGCTGCCCCCGGTGATCCACCTGGCGAAGGCCTCGGACCGGGCAGCCATGCGCGGATCCCTGGAGCAGATGATCCAGGAACTGCGCGAGCCGCGGCCCGGCAGCGCCCTCATCGCCCAGCACCTGGTCAGCGTGATGCTGGTGCAGGCCCTGCGCCTGCACCTGGAGGCCGGGGCCGGCGGCCTCGGATGGCTGGCCGGCCTGGCGGATCCCCAACTCCGGGCCGCCCTGGGCTGCATCCACGGTGAACCGGCCCGGGCCTGGACCCTCCCGCACCTGGCGGCGCGGGCGGGCATGTCCCGGTCCGCCTTCGCCCAGCGGTTCAAGGCGGTGGTGGGCACCGCCCCCATCGACTACCTGATCCGCTGGCGCATGCGCCTGGCCGGAGACCGCCTGGCCACCTCCCGGGACACCCTGGCGGAGATCGCGGCGGCCGCGGGCTACGCGTCCGAAAGTGCCTTCGCCATGGCCTTCAAGCGGGTCATGGGGTGCCCACCGCGCGGCTATGGGCGCCGGCGGCAGGCGGAAGCCGCGGCCCGGCCCCAGGCCCTGGAGCCCCCCGACCCTTGACGGAAAATTGAGCATATGACCACAATGACCTGGGATGCCGCCCGTGCCTTGGGCCGCTTCCAGGAGGTTCGCCATGTCCGCGCCCGCCGTTCCACCCGCCTCCGCCCGGGAGGGGGCCCCGTCGTCCCGTCCCACGCCCGGGGAACCGGCCCTGGTTCCCGGCGGGCTGCGCCTGGCCCTCGTGACCCGGCGGGAGGGGCCCCTGGCGCCCTTCCGGGCGGCCCTGGAATCCCACGGCTTCCAGGTGGACGTGCACCGCTCCGGCTGGGACCTGCTCCGGACCGCCCCGGGGCGGGGCTGGAGCCTGGTCGTGCTCGACGGCCTCCAGACGGAGGTCCTGGCAGAACGGGGAGCCGTGCCTGCGGCCGTGATCACCGAGCTGCCGCCCGCGGCCTTCGCGGCCGCCACCGCCGGCCTGGCGGTGCTGTGCGCGCTGCCGCCCGCGCCTGGCGCGGCCGAGGCCGAGGCCCTGCTGGCGCGCCTCCGCGCCGCCGGGGGACTGGACCCTCGGATCGAGGCCGCCCAGGTCCGGCTCGACGCGATGAGCCGGAGACACCACCCCCACTGCGTGGTCTGCTGGGACCGGCATCCCTTCGGCCTCAAGGTGGACTACCGCGTGACCGGCGAGCACCGCGTCGCGGGCGTGTTCGACTGCGGCAAGTCCTACGAGGGCTATGAGAACGTGCTCCACGGAGGCGTGGTCTCCAGCCTCCTGGACGGCGCGATGGCGAGCTGCATGCTGGCCAGGGGCATCGAGGCCTACACCGTCGAGCTCCGCCTCCGGTTCCGGCGGCCCGCGCTGATCGGCGAACCCGCGATCATCCGAGGCGAATGGCTCCGGAACGAAGGGCCCCTCCACCTGCTGCAGGCCTCCCTCGAGCAGGGCGGCCTGGCCCGGGCCAGCGCCCGCGCGAAGTTCTTCGAGGGCACGCCCCTCGAGCCCAGCCAACCCATGCCTGGCGGCCCAGGGGTGCGCCCCCTCCTGAGCCAGGCCCGCAAGCGTCTCTCCTGACGCAAGGAGCATCCATGGACACCCGCACCCTGGGATTCAACACGAAACTGGTCCACGCCGGCATTCCCCACGATGCCTACGGGGCCGTGGTGACGCCCATCTACCAGACCTCTACCTTCGCGTTCGACGACGCCCGCCAGGGCGCGGACCGGTTCTCGGGCGCCGCCGGGGGCTACATCTACACCCGCATCGGCAACCCCACCACGGCCGCCCTGGAGGAGAACGTCGCCCAGCTCGAGAACGGCTTCGGCGCCACGGCCATGGCCAGCGGCATGGGCGCGGTGAGCACCGTCTACCTCGCCCTGCTGGGCGCCGGGGACCACATGGTGAGCACCGATTCCGTGTACGGGCCCAGCCGCGGGCTCATGGAGAAGCACATGAGCCGCTTCGGGGTGGCCTCCACCTACGTGGACACCTCCGACCTGGAGAACCTCCGGAACGCCATGAGGCCCGAGACCAGGCTCGTCTACGTGGAGAGCCCCTCGAACCCCGCGATGGCCGTGACCGACATCAGGGCCGCGGCCGACATCGCCCACGCCGCCGGCGCCCTCCTGGTGGTGGACAACACCTTCGCCAGCCCCCACCTCCAGAAGCCCCTGGACCTGGGCGCGGACGTGGTGCTGCACTCGGTCACCAAGTTCATCAACGGCCACGCCGATGTCGTCGGCGGCATCGTCGTCGCGAAGACCGAAGCCCTCCACAAGCGGATCCGCGCCATGCTCGTGAACCTCGGGGCGAACATGGACCCCCACCAGGCCTACCTGGTCAGCCGCGGCCTCAAGACCCTGGCCCTGCGGGTGGAGCGCGCCCAGGAGAATGCCCGCGCCGTGGCGGCCTGGCTGTCGGAGCATCCCGCCGTGGCGTGGGTGAGCTACGTCGGCCTGCCCAGCCATCCCCAGCATGCGCTGGCCCGGCGCCAGATGTCGGGCCCCGGCTCCATGATCGCCTTCGAGCTGAAGGGCGGCGTGGAGGCCGGCCGCGTCGTCATGGACAGCGTGCGCCTCGCGGGCCTCGCCGTGTCCCTGGGCGGCGTGGAGACCCTCATCAGCCACCCCGCCTCCATGACCCACGCCGGCATGGCCCGGGAGGACCGCCTGAAGGCGGGCATCACCGACGGCCTCGTGCGCCTTTCCGTGGGCATCGAGGATGCTGCGGACATCCTCGCGGACCTCGGCCAGGCCTTGGCCCGGGCGGCCGGTCCTCAGGCGGGCTGACCCAGGGCCGCGGGTCCCGGCAATCGCGCGGCCACGGCGAGGAGGTCGCGGATCCGCGCCAGGTAACGCTCCACATGGATCTCCCAGCTGTAGCAGGCCCGGACCCGGCGGATCCCGGCCCGCGACCAGCGCTCCCAGGGCCCGGGATCGGCCAGGGCCGCCTTGATGGCGGCGGCCATGGCCGCCGGCTCCCGGACATCCATGAGCAGGCCGTTGCGGCACTGGGTGAGGATGTCGCGGGGCCCGCCATTGTCCGTGGCCACCAGGGGCAGGCCGCAAGCGGCGGCCTCGATCAGGGTGAGGCCGAAGGTCTCCGAGAAGGAGGGGTTGAGGCAGAGCCCGCGGCGCTGGGCCGCGAGCCGGTACAGGTCGGGAATGTCCGCGGGGGCGTGGCCCTTGGGGATGGCCACGTGGCCGTGCAGGTCGTGGAGATCGATGGCCAGGAGGAGTTCGCGCCAGACGGTGCGGGCGGGTTCGGGCAGATCCCGCAGATCCTCGCGGCTGCCGCCGATGATGGCGAGGTTGGCCTGGCGCCGCAGGTCCGGGTCCCGCCCGAAGGCGTGGACGAGGCCCACCAGGTTCTTCCGCGGGGCGGGCCGGCCCACGCAGAGGAGCAGGGGCTTGGCCGGGTCCCGCAGGAAGCGGTCCACCTGGGCCGCCACCGCGGGCGCCCCGGCCCCGCGCCGGAGCGGGGCGAACCGGGCCAGATCGGTGCCCGGGGGCAGGACCACGGCCCGGCGCGGGTTGAAGGCCCCATACCCGGCGTACTGTTCCTCGAGCTCCTGGCGGGTGCTGGCGATGACCAGGGCCGCCTGGGAGAGCACCGCTTCCTCCGCGCGGATGCGCCGGGCGAATTGGAACTGGCGCTCCAGGGCCGCCTCCTGGCCACCGGCCGCGAGCAGCGCCGCCTGCTTGCACCGCCCCAGGGAGTGCCCCGTGTGCACGAAGGGAACCCCCAGCATGCTGGAGAGCCGCATGGCCACGTACCCCGCGTCCGCGTAATGGCTGTGCAGGAGGTCCGGAAGGCGGCGGGCCCTGCGCGCGAAGGCCAGGTAGGCTTCCACCAGGCCGTCCAGATGGTCCCAGAGCCGCTCCTTGCGGACGTAACCCTCCGGACCGCACGGCAGGCGGAGGATCCGGGCCCGGGGCCCCAGGCGCTCCACCGGCTCCGCGTAGGCCGGGCCCGCCCCGGGATCGCACACCCGCCGGGTCAGCAAGTCCACCTGGGCCACGGCCGGATGGCGACCGAGGGCCCGGGCCAATTCGAGGACGTACAGCACCTGCCCCCCCGTGTCGGGATCCCTCCCCAGTTCGGGGTCCACGCCCCGGATCAGACCATGGACGCTGATCAAGAGGAGGTGGAGGCCCGGCCCGCTCATGCCGGCGCCCCCTGCCCCACGAGCCCCCAGGCCTCCAGGAGCCCGAGGATCCCCGCCGGCCCGGGCGCGGGCGCCGGGAAGGCCCGGCCGGGAAGCAGGCCGTCCCGGCCCGGAGCGAGGCCGCACCCGGGCAGGAGCCCCGCCCAGTGCGCCCTCCGGAGGAGGCCCAGGTCATTCTCGGAATCGCCAAAGGCGACGAGGGGCAGACCGGGCGCGTGGGTCCGGCCCAGGGCCTCCACGGCGGTGCCCTTGTCGACCCCTTCGGGGAGGATGTCCAGCTCCCGGCGGCCGGAGGCCAGGACATCCCCGGTCAGGCCGCGGAGGACCAACCGCAGTTGCAGGTCCACCGCCGCCTGCTGGAGATCCCCGGGGTCGTCCACGGTCAGGCCGATCCGGCAGGGAGCATGGACCCCCGGCTGGAACCGGACACCCCAGGGGAGTCCCTCCTCCGCCAGGCGCGCCCTCAGGTCTGGATCCCAGCGGGCGCGGACCCAGGCGGCGTAGGCCGCGTCCTCCTCCCAGCCGCCCTCCGGGCGCCGGTGATGGATCCGCGTCCCCACGTCCGTCACCAGGTGGTGGGGGAACAGACGCACGTGCCTGGCCAGGAGGGCCAGGGCCGAGGCGAAGCCCCGCCCCGTCGCGAAGGTGAGCACCAGGCCCGGGATCCGGGCCACGGCCGCCTCCAGGCGCCGGAGCGCCCCGGTCTGTCCCGGGGCGGGGATCCAGGTGCCGTCCAGGTCCGAGACGAGGTGACAGGTGCTGGGTTTCGCAGGCAGGGCCATGGTTGCCTCCTGGCGCGGTTCGATCCGCATCCAGGAAGGCGGCCCGACCTTCCCCTTGCCTGCGCCCCCGGAGGGGACGCACCCGACAAACAGAGTCTCCGGGGACCGGAGCTAGGAAAGAACCAGCATCAGGTTTCCCAAAACCTGACGGAAGGACGGCTGAAAAATTAGTTTGCATTGCAAAGCATATGAATGTCAAGGGGCGGAGCCCCGCGTCCCCTCAGCGCCCAGCGCCCGCCGGGCCCGCGGCGCCCAGGGCCAGGTCCAGGGCCCTGTCCAGGACCTCGTCCCGCCCCGCCCGGAGGCCCTCCAGGGTGCGGGCGACGGGAAGGGTGGGCAGGATGCCCACGCCGGCCAGGGGGGTGCCGTCGTGCTTGGGCACCTTCATGCCGGTCCACGCGATGCGCAGGCCCCCGGCCAGGAAGGGGTTCACGTTGCCGTCCACGCCGGCGGTGGCCTCGCCGAGGATCTCGCCGAGCTTGTAGTGCTCCACGAAGTCCATGAGGAGCTCGGCCTGGGAGATGGCCCGGGCGTCCACCAGGAAGAACCGACGCGCCTCCAGCTTCGGGGCCTCCGGCTGGATCGACCACCCCTCCCGCTGGAAGGTCAGGTCCCCCCGGTCGGGCCGGGTGATGACGGGGACCAGGAAGGGCGGGGTCTGGAGCGGCGCGTCCGTGAAGTGCGCGAAGAGCTTCTGCCAGGCCCCGAAGGAGGGGTAGCCCCGCATGTCCAGGACCAGGGCCCGGGCGCCGCCGATGGCCTGGAGGGTGGATTCCACGGTCTCCCGGGTCAGCCGGGCCAGGTCCACGTACCACACCCCGGGGCGGAGCTCCACGCAGGCCCCGGCGGGCCGGGGCTCCCGGGGCACCGTCTGCCGGAAGGGGCGCTGGACCCGGACGGTGCGCATGGCGCCGTCCTCCCCGCGGAGGGTCAGCTCGACGGACCCCGCGGGCCCCTGCAGGAGGCCCGTGGCTTCCAGGTACCGGAGCCCCTGGGTCGAGGAGGCCGGCAGCGTCGGGGCCAGCTCCGCCACCGCGCGGGCCGTGGGCACGCCGTCCACGGCCACCAGCACATCGCCCGCGTGGACCGTGGCCTTCAGGTCCTCGGCCACGCCGCACACCGCCAGGTCGGAGCCCACCCAGGCCAGGGAGAGGCCCGGCCCCGCCTCCACCTCGCGCCAGAGGGGCGACACGTAGCCGTGGGCGTCCTGGAGGCTGGCCATCAGCGTGCGGACGCTGCGGAGGTAGGCCTCGGGGGAGGGGCTCTCCGCCACCTGCGCCAGGACGCGGGGAAGCTGGGCCGGCCAGTCCACCTGGGTCCAGTCGAAGTTGGGGTAGAAGTGCTGGATCACGTTCCACACCTCCACCACCGCCCCCAGGCGCGTGGCGCGGTCCTCCGCGTTGCCCGCGGCGGGGACGGGCCAGGTGGGCTCGGGCAGGATCCCGGGCGGGGCGGGCGCGGGGCCGGTGCGCGGCAGGGTCCGCCGGTGGCGGTCCGCGTAGCAGCCCAGGGGCAGCTGCAGCCGCACCCCGCCCCCCAGATCGAAGCAGGGCGCCGCGACGGGCTCCGCTCCCGGCCGGCCCTTCCGCGCCAGGGGCGTGTAGGTGCGGGTGCTGCTGTAGACGCTCTTCCGGGAGAGGCCGACGCCGTAGTGGCGCCATTGGACCACCTGGGCGGCCTCCCGGGGCCGGGGGAGGGGCTGGGGCCGCTGCCCCGGCTCCAGGAACCGGGCCATGGGCGCGTAGGGCCCGAGGATCGCGCGCAGGCGCCGGGCCAGGTCCGCGTCATCCGCGGCCCCCTCCGCCGCGCGGACCCCGGCGCGGGCCACCTCGTCCCAGGGCGCGGCCTCCGCCGCGTCGGCGGGGTGGAAGAACCGTACGTAGCCGTAGGCCCGGGCGAAGGCCACCAGGTTCCGGAGCCCCCGGGGACCCAGGGGCCGCGGCGCCTCCGGGACGGGCGTGTCCCCCAGGGTCTCCAGGGAAACCTGGGCGAGACCGAGGCTTCCGCCGCCCCCCAGGAGCCAGGCGCCCACCACGATCCGTTCCGCATCCGGGGCCACGTCCCCCACGATCTCCGCGGCGGTCCAGGCTGTCGCCGTCACCGGACGGTCCCGCATGCCGTCGAAGAATCCCTTGGCCCCGCCTGGCCGGTCCACCCGCAACCACAGGTGGCCGGTCCCAGTCCCCCCGCCCTCCCGCTGAAGGAGGGCCGTCAACCGCACCCGCTTGCCCCGGAAGGGCCGGGCATCCAGCGCCTGCGCCAGGTTGGGGCGGGCGTCCTTGTCGGCCCCCTCGCCCAGGCGGATCACCACGCTGGGCCGGTCCAGCCCCGCCCCCGCCTCCCGCCGCGCGACCACCCCGCCCGGGGCGTTGACCCGCCACCCCGCGGGCACCCCGCCCGGCCCCGCCTCCTGGAAGCCCCCATTCCGCAGGCTTCGCGGAAGCGGAGCCGGCTGAGCGCAAAGTTGAACGAGCGACACGAAGCACGGAAGGAAGGCGGTGCGGAACATGGGGGTCCTTGCGGGGGGGCAAGGTCACTATACCGGGCGTTCCTGGGCGCAGGGTGGATCCCTCCGGCCACCCAGCCTGCCATACTGCGGACATTCCCCACCCCGGCCCTGGCCCTGAAACCTCCAAGGATTGCCCATGCTCCGCAGGATCCTCCTCGCAGCCCTGCTCCCGGCCCTCGGCATCGCCGGAACCCGGGACGCCCGCTGGAACAAAGTCGACAAGGCCATAGCCGACAGCCTCCCGGCCACCGCCATGGCCGAGTTGGAACCGATTTACCAGGAGGCCATCCGGGAAGGCGCCTATGCGGAGGCGGCCGAGGCCCTTTGCCTACGCATCGCATTGGAGGACCAGCGCGCTGGGCAAGGCTCCGCTGGAAGGGCCGCCAGGCTCCAGGAGGTCCTGCCCCAGACCCCGGAGGAGATGCGGCCCGCCCTCGATACGGTGCTCGCGCATTGGATGTGGGAATACTATCAGGCCAACCGCTGGTCCATCCTCGTGCGCAGGCCGCTCCCGGAGGGTGTCGCCGGGGATCTCACCACCTGGGACCTGCCCCGCCTCCTGGCGGAGGTCGGTCGCTGTTTCTCCCAAGCCCTGGCCTCGGCGGCGCGGCTCCAGGCGATTCCAGCCTCCCAATACGGCGAACTGTATCAAGGCGGCACGGTTCCGGACGTCTATCGGCCCACCCTCTACGACCTCCTGGCCCAGGAGGCGCTCACCTTCTACACCGCTGCTGAGCAGGCCGGCTCGCCGGCAGGATCCGCTTTCCGTCTGGAAGCGGAGGGCCCCGCCCTGGACACCGTGGAATCCTTCATGGCCTGGAGGCCAGCCGCGGCGGACGCGGGCTCCACGACCTTCAAGGCGGTCCGGCTCCTCCAGGATCTGTTGGCCTTCCACGCCCACGACGCGGACCCCTCCGCTTTCGCGGATCTCGATCTGCAGCGCCTGAATTTCGCAGGCAAGGCCGCCGAGGGTGAAGCACGGGTGCCGCGCTTCAAGGCGGCCTTGGCCCATTTCGCCGACACATGGGCCCGGCATGAAATTTCGGCGCGCGCCCTGGCGGACCTCGGAAACCTCCTCGAAAACGAGGGCGCTTCCCTCGAGGCCCAGCGCGCCGCCACCCGGGGCCTGGAAGCCTTCCCTGGGACGGCGGGCGGGAACGCCTGCCACAATGTCCTCCAGCGCGTCACCCAGAAGGCCCTGGACCTCTCGACGGAGCAGGTCTGGAACGCGCCCTGGCCGACTCTGGAGGTCACCTACCGGAATCTGGACCACATCCATTTCCGGGCCATTCCCGTTCAGGTCGACCCCTGGATGCGTTCCCGCGACCGGCTCCACACCTGGTTCAACCCGATCACCGATGGCGGTCTGCTGGAAGGCGAGCCGGCCAAGGTCTGGGAGGCGGATCTGCCCCCCGCCCCGGATCTCCGGACCCACCACCAACGCCTGCCTGTCCCCCAGGATCTCCGGCCAGGCCTCTACCTGATCGAGGCGAGCCCCGGCCCGGGCTTCGATGCTGAGACCCCGGGAAAGCGGGTCGCCGTCGTCTGGGTGAGCCGCCTGGCCCTGGTGACCCTGGAAGGCATAGAGACAGGCGGATGCGATGGACTTGTCCTGGACGCTGCTTCAGGTGAACCCGTACCCGGGGCCATCCTCAGGTCCTGGATCATCCAGGCCAAGGGCGCGAATCTGCCCGGGCCCGTCGCTCGCACGGACAAGGACGGCCGTTTCCATATTTCGCCAGGGAAATCCAATGGCGTTGGGTGGCTGGTGCTGGCAGAGGCCGGCGGCCACGTGGTCGCAGGAACTCCGGTCAGTTTGGGTGAGTTCAATGAGGAGGCGCCGACTCCCCGGCGACAGACCATCCTCTTCACGGACCGCGCCATGTACCGCCCAGGCCAGACCATCGCCTTCAAGGGCATCTGCGTCGAGGCATCCCAGGCGCGGGATGCGATTCGCACCCTGCCAGGGCTGAAGGTGAAGGTCATCCTCCAGAATGTCAACCGAGAACCCGTGGCCAATCGGGTCTTCGTCACCAACAGTTTCGGTTCCTTCAGCGGGACCTTCCCGGCCCCCCAGGGCGGCGCCCTGGGGGTCATGTTCCTCAATGCCGGCTCGCCGGAGGGGTCCGTGTCCCTGCGGGTGGAAGCCTACAAACGGCCCAAATTCACCGTGGCCGTGGATGAGCCCAGGGCGCCCGTGGCCCTTGGCGGGAAAGTCCACCTCCTGGGGCGGGCCAAGGCCTTCACGGGCGCCCCCATTGGTGGCGCCCGACTCACCTGGCGGGTGGAGCGGGAGACCAACCAGCCCTACCTGAATCGGCACGGCTGGCCCTCGCAGAGGCAAACGATCGCCCAAGGTGTGGGCACCACGGAGGCGGACGGCACCTTCAGCATCGCCTTTCTGGCCAACCCCGGCGAGCGCCTTCCCCACCGGATAGCCCCTGTGTTCTCGTTCACCCTGACCGTCGATGTCACGGACGAAACAGGTGAGACCCGGTCCGAGTCAAGGACGCTGCGGGCGGGACAGACCTCGCTCACAGCTTCGATCGAGGCGCCCCCATGGCGTACGGTCCAAGCTCCCGTGGGCCTCCAACTCCGCACGGCCTCTCTCGACGGTGACGGCCGGGCCTCGGAAGGGAGGCTGACGGTGCGGGCCCTGATGGCCCCCGCCTCCGTGACCCGGCCGGACCTCGACGGGCAAGCCGTCGGGGCCCAGGACGCGGTTCTCAAGGCATGGATCGCGGGGCCCGTGGTCGCGGCGCAGGACGTCCACATCGGCTCCACCGGCGCCCTGGAGGTGCCTGTGCGGCTCCCGGTGGGCGCCTACCGCGCCCTCCTGGAGACCCAGGATGATTCAGCACGGCCCGTCACGGCTGAACTGAGCTTCCTCGTGCTGGATCCCTCCGGGGAGCGCTTCCCTGCTCCAGTCCCGGATCATTTTGCCGCTTCGGCCGCGACCGTCCAACCGGGAGGCACCTTTACGGCCGTCTGGGGCACCGGCTATGCCCAGGGACAGGCCTTCGTGGAGGTGACGGCCCGTGGGAGGGTGCTGCAACGCTTCTGGACGCCGCCCGGCAGGACCCAGGCGCGCATCATCCAGCCGGTGACCGCCGCGCTCCAGGGCGGTTTCACGGTGCGGACCGTCTTCGTGCGGGAAAACCGGGCCTATGTCCATGAGCAGACGGTGGATGTTCCCTGGACAGACCAGCGCCTCGAGGTGACGTGGGAGCACTTCACGTCCCGGCTCGAACCCGGCCGGACCGAAACCTGGACCGCGGTGGTCAGGGGCCCCGGCGGCAGGAAGATCCCTGCAGAAATGGCCGCCACCCTTTACGACGCCTCCCTGGATGACCTGGTGAGGCACGCCTGGGAGACGGACCATGGACTCCTCCGGACCGAGCTCCCGGGCGGTTGGATTGTCTTCCATAATCGGTCCGCGACCTTCAGCATCATCGACAGGACCTGGACCCGCGCGGACCGGCCCGTGCAGTGGATCTACCGCAGCCTGCCGACCTCCATCTCGGCCGGCCTCTGGGGGGGAGGAGGCCTCCAAATGCTCCGCAGGAAGGTGGCAGGCGCCGTCGTGGAGGTGGCGGCGGCTACTCTCCGCGTCGACGCCACGACGGCCTTGACCGCCAGCAACCATTCCCTGGAACAAGTGGCCGCCCTCACCCCAGGCGTTGAAGCCCCTCCGCCTCCGCCTCCACCTCCACCTCCACCTCCACCTCCGTCGCACGCGGACCTGGACCGGACAGTGGCCCGGAAGGCCCTGGAGGCGACGGCGTTCTTCCTTCCCCACCTGACAACCGGCCCGGACGGGTCCATCCGGATGACCTTCACCGTGCCGGAGACCCTGACCACCTGGCGGTTCCTTGGGTTCGCCCACGACAGGCGCTTCCGCCAGGGTTCCCTTTCTGGCCAGGCCATCACCACCAAGGATCTCATGGTGGAATCCAATGCTCCGCGCTTCCTGCGGGAGGGGGACACGGTCGAATTTCCCGTCAAAGTTACCAACCGGTCCGCCCAGCCGCTGACGGGTCAGGTCCGGCTGGGCTTCACGGACGCCCGCACCGGCGAAGCGAGGGATCACCTCCTCGGCCTCGGGACCGGCTCGGACCAGGCATTCCACCTCCTGCCAGGAACCGCTCGAACCTTCTCGTGGAGGATCACGGTTCCCGCAGGATGCGGGTCCCTGACCTACAAGGCCGTGGGTGCCACGGCCGGCAGCAGCGACGGCGAGGAGGGCCCCCTGCCAGTCCTGAGCCGGCGCGTGCTCATCTCGGAGACGATGCCCCTCTTCATCCATGGACCGGGGGATGGCGCCTTCGCCTTCAAGCCCCTCCTGGCTTCGGCCCTGGCCCCCGGCCTCGAGCACCAGAGCCTGACGGTGGACATGATGTCCCGGCCCGCATGGAGCGCAGTCCAGGCCCTGCCCTACCTCATGGACTTTCCGCACGAATGCAGCGAGCAGGTCTTCAACCGCTACTACGCCCATGCCCTGGCCCGGCATCTCCTCGACCGCGATCCCAGGATCCGGGAGGTCTTCGAAACCTGGCGGGCGGCTCCTGTCCAGGGCGGGGCCCCGGTCCCGCCCCCCGCATGGGAGGCCATGATCCTGGAGGAGGCACCCTGGACCCGGCAGGCCCTGGATGGATCCGAGGCCCGCCGGCGCATGGGCCAGCAATTCGAGCCCAGGCGCCTGGAGTCGGGGATGGCCAAGGCCTTCCAGACCCTCAAGGACCGGCAGGAGGCCGATGGGCGCTGGCCCTGGTTCCCCGGTGGCGGCCCCAACGGGTTCATCACCCGGTACGTGGTCGCCGGATTCGGGCGCCTCAGACACTTGGGGGCCGCCCCTGACCTCTCCCTGGCGATGGGTGCGCTGGAAGGCCTGGACGCCGCGATGGACCAGAAATACCAGTCCCTGCGCGACCGCGACACCTACGTGCCCTCGGCGGAAGATGCCCTCTATCTCTACGGCCGCAGCTTCTTCCTCGCCGACCGGCCCATCGCCGCCGGACACCAGCAGGCCGTGGGCTTCTTCCTGCAGCGGGCCCGCTCCGCCTGGGCCCGGATTCCCATGCGGCAGACCCTGGCCCACCTGGCCCTGGCCCTGAACCGGTTCGGCGCCTCCGGTTCTGCCCGGGACCCGGTCCCCGCCGCCATCCTCCGCAGCCTCAAGGAACGCAGCGTAGAGACCCCAGGAGGAGGCATGGCCTGGAACGACCCGGAACCCGCCTGGCGCTGGGACGCCGCCCCCCTGGAGTCCCAGGCCCTCATGATCGAGGCCTTCGACGAAGTGGCCCATGACGCCCCTGCGGTGGAAGCGTGCCGGACCTGGCTGCTCCTCCAGAAGCAGGTCCAGGCCTGGGAGACGACAAAGGCCACGGCGGACGCGGTCTACGCCCTCCTCCTGCGCGGGGCGGACCTCCTGGGCGGCGGCGCCCCCGTGGAGGTGGCCCTGGACGGGAAGACCCTGCCCATCCCCGCAGTGGAGGCCGGTACGGGCAGCTGGCAGGTGCGCATTCCGGGCTCCGCCGTCAAACCAGGTCTCGGCCGCGTCAGGGTTCGGAAGCCGGACCCGGGTCCGGCCTGGGGCGGCCTCCACTGGCAGTACCTGCAGGATGTCTCGCAGGTCGGAATCCACCCGGAAGGCCCCTTCCAGGTCCGGAAGGCCCTCTACGTGCGCGTGGCCACGCCGCAAGGCCCGGTCCTGAAGCCTGTGGCCGGCCCCGTGGCCGTGGGGGACGAACTCGTGGTGCGCCTGGAGATCCG
Encoded here:
- a CDS encoding trans-sulfuration enzyme family protein; the protein is MDTRTLGFNTKLVHAGIPHDAYGAVVTPIYQTSTFAFDDARQGADRFSGAAGGYIYTRIGNPTTAALEENVAQLENGFGATAMASGMGAVSTVYLALLGAGDHMVSTDSVYGPSRGLMEKHMSRFGVASTYVDTSDLENLRNAMRPETRLVYVESPSNPAMAVTDIRAAADIAHAAGALLVVDNTFASPHLQKPLDLGADVVLHSVTKFINGHADVVGGIVVAKTEALHKRIRAMLVNLGANMDPHQAYLVSRGLKTLALRVERAQENARAVAAWLSEHPAVAWVSYVGLPSHPQHALARRQMSGPGSMIAFELKGGVEAGRVVMDSVRLAGLAVSLGGVETLISHPASMTHAGMAREDRLKAGITDGLVRLSVGIEDAADILADLGQALARAAGPQAG
- a CDS encoding PaaI family thioesterase → MSAPAVPPASAREGAPSSRPTPGEPALVPGGLRLALVTRREGPLAPFRAALESHGFQVDVHRSGWDLLRTAPGRGWSLVVLDGLQTEVLAERGAVPAAVITELPPAAFAAATAGLAVLCALPPAPGAAEAEALLARLRAAGGLDPRIEAAQVRLDAMSRRHHPHCVVCWDRHPFGLKVDYRVTGEHRVAGVFDCGKSYEGYENVLHGGVVSSLLDGAMASCMLARGIEAYTVELRLRFRRPALIGEPAIIRGEWLRNEGPLHLLQASLEQGGLARASARAKFFEGTPLEPSQPMPGGPGVRPLLSQARKRLS
- a CDS encoding HAD family hydrolase — its product is MALPAKPSTCHLVSDLDGTWIPAPGQTGALRRLEAAVARIPGLVLTFATGRGFASALALLARHVRLFPHHLVTDVGTRIHHRRPEGGWEEDAAYAAWVRARWDPDLRARLAEEGLPWGVRFQPGVHAPCRIGLTVDDPGDLQQAAVDLQLRLVLRGLTGDVLASGRRELDILPEGVDKGTAVEALGRTHAPGLPLVAFGDSENDLGLLRRAHWAGLLPGCGLAPGRDGLLPGRAFPAPAPGPAGILGLLEAWGLVGQGAPA
- a CDS encoding AraC family transcriptional regulator — protein: MDPLSSVLTLLKPRSYMAGGLDMGEPWSLAFGRYEGVKFHALVSGACWLAVEGVAAPLRIAAGDGILLPSGRPFRMASDLALPPVEALSVIPQPLNGGIFTYHGGGACLGLGGHVALSGDSAFLLEGLPPVIHLAKASDRAAMRGSLEQMIQELREPRPGSALIAQHLVSVMLVQALRLHLEAGAGGLGWLAGLADPQLRAALGCIHGEPARAWTLPHLAARAGMSRSAFAQRFKAVVGTAPIDYLIRWRMRLAGDRLATSRDTLAEIAAAAGYASESAFAMAFKRVMGCPPRGYGRRRQAEAAARPQALEPPDP
- a CDS encoding glycosyltransferase, whose product is MSGPGLHLLLISVHGLIRGVDPELGRDPDTGGQVLYVLELARALGRHPAVAQVDLLTRRVCDPGAGPAYAEPVERLGPRARILRLPCGPEGYVRKERLWDHLDGLVEAYLAFARRARRLPDLLHSHYADAGYVAMRLSSMLGVPFVHTGHSLGRCKQAALLAAGGQEAALERQFQFARRIRAEEAVLSQAALVIASTRQELEEQYAGYGAFNPRRAVVLPPGTDLARFAPLRRGAGAPAVAAQVDRFLRDPAKPLLLCVGRPAPRKNLVGLVHAFGRDPDLRRQANLAIIGGSREDLRDLPEPARTVWRELLLAIDLHDLHGHVAIPKGHAPADIPDLYRLAAQRRGLCLNPSFSETFGLTLIEAAACGLPLVATDNGGPRDILTQCRNGLLMDVREPAAMAAAIKAALADPGPWERWSRAGIRRVRACYSWEIHVERYLARIRDLLAVAARLPGPAALGQPA
- a CDS encoding S41 family peptidase, giving the protein MPAGWRVNAPGGVVARREAGAGLDRPSVVIRLGEGADKDARPNLAQALDARPFRGKRVRLTALLQREGGGTGTGHLWLRVDRPGGAKGFFDGMRDRPVTATAWTAAEIVGDVAPDAERIVVGAWLLGGGGSLGLAQVSLETLGDTPVPEAPRPLGPRGLRNLVAFARAYGYVRFFHPADAAEAAPWDEVARAGVRAAEGAADDADLARRLRAILGPYAPMARFLEPGQRPQPLPRPREAAQVVQWRHYGVGLSRKSVYSSTRTYTPLARKGRPGAEPVAAPCFDLGGGVRLQLPLGCYADRHRRTLPRTGPAPAPPGILPEPTWPVPAAGNAEDRATRLGAVVEVWNVIQHFYPNFDWTQVDWPAQLPRVLAQVAESPSPEAYLRSVRTLMASLQDAHGYVSPLWREVEAGPGLSLAWVGSDLAVCGVAEDLKATVHAGDVLVAVDGVPTARAVAELAPTLPASSTQGLRYLEATGLLQGPAGSVELTLRGEDGAMRTVRVQRPFRQTVPREPRPAGACVELRPGVWYVDLARLTRETVESTLQAIGGARALVLDMRGYPSFGAWQKLFAHFTDAPLQTPPFLVPVITRPDRGDLTFQREGWSIQPEAPKLEARRFFLVDARAISQAELLMDFVEHYKLGEILGEATAGVDGNVNPFLAGGLRIAWTGMKVPKHDGTPLAGVGILPTLPVARTLEGLRAGRDEVLDRALDLALGAAGPAGAGR